A segment of the Candidatus Protochlamydia naegleriophila genome:
ATATGAAATCGACTGTATCGACTTCATTCCTGCAAATATACGTTTCATTGAAGAAGAAGCTGAAAAGAGATGCCAGCCCATTAAGTCTTATTGTCAATCGGTCTGCGCTCCCTTCCCTTTTAAAGAAAAAACTTTTGATGCTGCCATCGATATTTTTTGCTACAAGCATCAAGTGGATGAACGGATGCGTTTTCAGTATCGATGTGAACTCCACAGGGTATTAAAAGAGACTGGATTTTACACTTTGAGCTTGGCCTCCTATCAAGATGGTTTTTATGGCCCTTTACGCAACAATCTTAGCCAAACAAAAAATGTCGTCATAGATCCTTACACATCTATTCCTTCTATTCTCTTTGGAAAAGAGGATATCGAACAAGAGTTTTATCCTCACTTTAAACTGGTTGCAATCAACGAAAGACATTCCCATAGCGAAATGCATGGAAAACTTTATTCCAGGTCGATACTCGATGTGATCATGAAAAAAAATGCTTGAATATATGAGCCGCAAGAATTAGCTACTTAGGCATGCCCGCGGCCCTTGTATAGAGCCAGATCCAGTAAACAAGGAATATCAAACGATATCCCTTGTTTTGAAGGCTTACGACTGTACAGTTCCTAACTCATACTCTTCCTCTTCGTTTTTTAGGAAAAAGGCTCTGCTTTCTCCAATGACTTGTTTTGACAACCCTATGACGCCAATTAAATTTGTAAAGAGCATCAAAGAGATGGCTATATCGGCCAAACGCCAAATGAGATCAACCTGGATTAAGGCTCCTAATGGAACACAAGCTATATAAAAATACTTAAAACGTGTTGCATGATGACTGCCAAATAAAAATCCAATGGCCTTCTCTGCACAGCATGCCCATGCTAAAATAGTTGTATAGGCAAATAAAATTAAAGCCGTGATTACAACAAAAGATCCAAATGAACTCCCAAGCCCGCTTTGAAAAGCATGAGTCACCATATTTGTACTTTGCAAACCTGCAACTTGCCAAGCATCTGTCACAAGCAGAACCAATCCAGTCGCTGTGCAAACAATCATGACTAAAAACGGAGTCACTAAGGTCACAACTCCATCAACAACTGGATTGCTCGTACGAGCACTAGACTGCAAAATGGGAACAATACCCGTTCCAGCGTCCGTTGCAAAAATGCCGCGATCGAATCCTGTCGATATAGCTTTAACAACACTAAATCCAAGTACTCCGCCTAAAGCTGACTGCGGATCAAAGGCCGCTGTAAACATCAATTTAAACGCCGGAATAATGCGGTCGGCATGCAAGCCAAGAATGATAAGCGCTGTTCCTAAGTAAAGAATTGCTTTTACTGGGACTACGAAAGAAGCAAGTTTAGCCACTCTCTGCACACCACCTAATAAGACCATTCCCACAAACGCCGCAATGACTACACTGGAAATAAAAGGATCTAATCCCATCTTTGCCAAAGGAAGAGTCACAGAATTAATTTGAGCAAAATTTCCAACCGTCACGGCCCCAAAAATGGTAAACAGGCTAAAAGCGATACCGAGAAACTTCATTCCCATTCCATCTGTTAAATAATACATTGGACCACCAACGTACTCTCCCTCGGCATTTAATCGACGATATTTAACTCCTAAAATGCAACTTGTATATTGAATAGATGCGCCTAAAAAAGCCATGACCCACATCCAAACAAGAGCACCCGGTCCGCCTGTTGAAATTGCAACAGCCATCCCTGAAATATTTCCTGTTCCAAAATTACCTGCTAAAACAGAAGACACAGCTTGATAATGACTAATGTTGCCTTGACTGCTGCTGTCTTTCTTAAGCAAACATGAAAAACTCATTTTAAGTTTGGATAATTGAACAAAACGCAATTTAAAAGTCAGATAAAGTCCAAAAAGAATAATGCTTGGAAAAATCAGAAAAAAAGTGAACGCTTCATTAAAACTCGTTAGTAAGTCTTTTAGGCTAAAATCCATATATTTTTACCTACTTAAATAGATAATTAAAATTTGACATTTATTGTTTTGTAAATCCCAAAAAAGAAGGATTTAGAGTATCTCATTATTTGAGATTGATGTACATGTGAAAAAAAAAGTGAAGAAGCAGATTATTTATGCACCGAAAGGTGCTGACGATGAAGAGGACAAAAATTTGAGAACAGCGTGAATGGTATTCACAACATCTCCATTAATCTAGTATGACAAAAAGCTGTCTATTAATCAGATTAAATTAATTTCAGAATTATTTCAAAGAAAAAACAGTTTCCTTACTTACATTTCCCTAATTTTCTTTCATATCTTGAAGAGAAATGAAGAGGATCATTGCCAATGTAAAAATAATCGCAATAGAGAGATATAATACAAAATCAGCTTGTTGGATGATTGCATGCTCTAGCAAAACTTCTTTCTGAATACTTATAGGAGTAAAAACGGCTGCTGCCATTCCAATGTAATGAAAGCAACTTATCCCAGTCCCAATTGCAAAAGCACTGATCCATCTCAGCAAACACCCTTGGACTGTTAACATCAACCATAAAGCCATTATAGAAGCCACAACTGCAATAAAAATAGAAGACCAAAATAACAGCGGTTTATAAGACACGGAAGCCTTCATGATCATTGCCGCCATTCCCATATAATGCATGGTTGCAAATCCGATTCCCATGAACAGGCCAATCCATGCAATTTTAAATCCGCTCATTTTTGTAAGCCCTGCAAACAAAAATCCAATCGCTGCAACACCCATTGCTAATAACATGGAAAACAGCGTTAAAAACAGGTCATAATTCACTTCTATACCCATATGAAAGGCAAGCATCGCAAGAAAATGCATCGCCCAAATCGTACAGCCTCCCATCACGATAGCTGCCATAAGTAACCAAAGAACGCGACATCTGATTTCGCTCTCAACCATCCCCATGTTCACTAAGCGCAAGCCTACATAAGATCCCAAAACAGAGACGACATAGGATAAAATAATCAACCCTATCTTATAGTCATGAGGATATCCCCCAAGCATGACCTGCGAAGACCATTGAATAAACATAATAAAAGATAGAAAAGTCAGCATATCAACCAACTTTTTCAAATTTTTAAGCTCGAAAAGAATGAGACTAATAGATGGAAAAAATAAAAAACAGCTCAAAATGTCTGTTAGAAATGCATATCTTTTTTTCTTATACATCTATTATAACAATAAAACCATATAGTTAACATCATGTTTGTCCTATTATAATGAATTAGCGTTTAAATTAATTAAGCAAGAATTCCTGTGCGTGTAAACTTCACTCAAGTCTATCATCACCATTTAAGTCAGGGGGAGAATCACCATTACGAATGGGAGCTAGATGCGATAAACCCATTTAATGAGCTCATCATTTCCTGGAACGCCCTTCGTCCAGAAAATGGACGCTTTCTTGTTTTCGCAAGCCTCAAAATAGGTGTCTGGTCCAAATGGCTGCCCTATGCTTCTTGGGGAGCGAAGGAGCAGGCAAGCTTTGATCATGAGGATGAACACTTAAACTGCCGAACTTTTCAAGACCTTGTCAGTTGTATGGGAGAGAAAAAAGCCACAGGATTTCGGGTAAGAGTCGAGGTTCAGGAGGGTGCCCAATTCGAGCACTTCATCGCCCTCCATGCCTGCGCGTCTGCAATCGACAACCTCTATCTAGAGACGACCCACAACCAGCAGGATCCCCTGCTTTTAGACGTTCCCCCACTCTCTCAAATGGCCCTTACCCATCCACGTAATCAAAGTTTTTGCTCTCCCGTATCCACAACAGCGACGATTCGCTTCCTTACAAAGGAGGCGTCCCTTCATCCTCTCTCATTTGCTCAAAAAGTGCACGACTCGAGATTTGACATTTACGGTAACTGGAGTTTCAGTGTCGCCCAAGCCTTCATCGAACTCGGACAGAAGTGGCACTGTTGGGTCGCCCGTTTTGCGTCACTCAATCAAGTCATTGATCAGTTAAAAGATGGAATCCCGCTTGTTGTTAGCGTCAAAGGACCGCTTCCAGGAAGTGCCCAATCCTACAATAGTGGGCATCTTATCGTCATCAAAGGCTTTAATCCCCTTTCCCAACAAATCATTTGCATGGATCCAGCTTTTCAAAAAGACTCAGAAACGACAATCTGCTACGATCTGCAAGATTTTATTCAAGCTTGGCAAAGGCGTTTGTTCGTAGCTTACGTGTTCCGACCGCTCATTAAGCAAAATATTACCCTAATAGATAAGCCTCTTTGAAACGCTCATCGAAAATGCCATTCCTCTTTTACTAACGGGCCTTTCAAAATTGTGATATTTTTCTCGTAACAATCCTATACTCAAAAGTTTATTTCTGTTATTCTATTTGAACTATGAACGAGATTTTATTTTTTATTCAGGTTTTATTAATTATAGGCTTTGCCTTGGCGGCTTTGAAGCTTGGTAAGTCAGCACTCACAGCATGGGTAGCAGTCCAGGCTCTCATAGCCAATCTTTTTGTGCTCAAGCAAATTACCCTATTGGGATTCGACGTGACGGCAAGCGATGCTTTCGCGATCGGAAGCTTATTGGGCCTTAACTTTTTGCAAGAATATTTTAGTAGGGAAGATGCAAATCGAGCCACCTGGATTTGCTTTTTTTTCATGGTTTTCTTCGTCCTTGTCTCGCAAATCCATCTACTCTATAAGCCTAGTCCTTATGACGAGACACAACTAGCGTTTGTGGCTATCTTATCAGCATCCCCTCGTTTACTCATTGCATCGATGAGCGTATTCTTTGTGGTCCAGCAAATTGACATTCGATTTTTCTCTTTCTTGAAGAAAAAGCTGCCACAAGCAAGCTTCGCTTTACGGGCCGCTATCGCTCTCATTTTGTCTCAATTTCTAGATACATTCTTATTTAGTTTCGCTGGTTTGTATGGAATCGTTGCTTCTGTTGCCGATATCATCTTCATCAGCTTTATTGTAAAATTAGTTGTTATTTTTTGTTTCACTCCATTTGTAAGGTGGGCCAAAGCATGAAATCTTTTCACTTCGAATTAATCCATCGCTCCAAGCGATCACGTGCCCGAGTCGGCCGCATCCATACACCGCATGGAATAATAGACACGCCAAATTTTGTAGCAGTAGGCACTAATGGAACTGTCAAGGCACTAGACAACAGCATGTTGCACGACATCGGCCTGCAACTCATGTTTTGCAATACTTATCACCTTCTCCTACAACCGGGTACAGAGACTGTCAGACAAGCTGGCGGCCTGCATCAATTCATTCACCGCAAACTGCCAATCATTACAGATTCGGGAGGATTTCAAGTTTTTAGCCTCGCCTACGGAGGCGTTGCCGACGAATTAAAAAGCCGCGGCACAAAAAAACAAGGGGGATGTGTTCTTAAAATTACGGAAGAGGGAGTGCTTTTTCGCTCTTACCGCGATGGATCTAAAGTCTTGCTTACGCCGGAAAGCTCGATAAAAGCACAAAAAGACCTAGGAGCCGACATCATCATTCCGTTTGATGAGCTACCACCCTATCACATCGCCCCAGAAGCCTTAAAAAAGTCATTGGCTCGTACACACCGTTGGGAACAGCGCTCTTTGGAAGCTCATCTAAAAAATCCCCAACAGCAAGCCATGTATGCCGTTATTCATGGAGGTGTCGATCCCGAGTTGCGTCAAGCCAGCTGCTCATTCTTAACCGGTCTTCCCTTTGATGGATTCGCAATCGGTGGAAGCATGGGTAAAACCAAGGATGAGATGCATACCTTGCTTTCCCACACTCTTCCCCTCTTGCCACAGGAAAAACCCAATCACCTACTCGGTATTGGCGATCTCCCCTCCATAGATAGAAGCATTCCGCTTGGCATCGACACATTTGACAGTTCATATCCGACTCGAGCTGCCCGCCATGGCATCTTATTGACCTCGCAAGGAGGCCTCAATATCACAAAGTCAGAATATGCAAAGAATTTTTCTCCGATTGAAAAAGATTGCGGCTGTCCGGCTTGCGCCAAGTTTACCCTGGCTTATATTCACCACCTTTTTAAGGCCCGGGAACTGACAAGTATGAGTTTAGCAACAATTCATAACCTCTACTTCATGGTGCAACTCATGCAAAAATATCGGGAAGACATCATGGAAGACAAGGTGTAAACTAACTCTTCTTAATCTTTCCTTAAACGCCTAGGGTTTTGTAAGAGCTTCATAATTTAAGAAACTGAGAATAGGAATCACCCAATTCTTATTCTCACCCTCCTATCCCCAACTCATTTTTCCAAGCCTCTCCAGCCTTTTCCCACTTGCCAGAATAAAAATCCACCAGCCAGCTTTCTAAGATCCCTTCCCCAAGCTTCATAAAAAATTTTTCACTCTTAATTGACACAATCAATTCTATAGCATATACACAAAGCACTCAATTCATAGCAATCGGCAGAGAAGCCAAGGAGTCTATTAAATGCTGGCATGGCTAAAAGAATTTAAAGAATTTGCACTTCGGGGCAATATGGTTGATTTAGCGGTTGGTATTATCATTGGAGCCGCTTTTAGTAAAGCCGTCAATTCCCTCGTAACCGACATCGTCATGCCTCCTATTGGACTTTTGCTTGGAGGGGTCGATTTTAGTGCTCTGTCAATCAAATTGAATTGGCCTGGAAGTCCAGGAAATCCCGTAGAAATCAGATATGGCGCTTTCATCAACACTCTCATCGATCTCCTGATTCTTTCTGGAGCCATCTTCTTAGTCATTAAGATGATGAATAGTTTGCACAAAAAACAGGAGGTCTTGCCAAACACCAAAGAGTGCCCTGAATGCCTGATGTCTATCCCACTCAAAGCAAAAAAATGCGGGCATTGCTGCTCTCCGATAACGAGTGAAAACAAAATTTGATAAATAAATCATACATAAAAGCAATGTAGAGAGGATCGGGCGATTATATGACTGAACTAGCCATTTTAGGAGGCCTTAAGGTATTTCCTCTCCCCTTTTACGAAAAGTGGATGCGCCCAAAAGAAAAAGAAAAGGCTTTGATCGCCTCACTCATCGATCAAGATGAATTATCCGGTTCAGGATTTGGCATCAGTTTAGAACTTGAAAAAGCCTTTGCAAACTATATCGGCTGCAAACATTGCCTCTCTTTTAGCCATGGTACAGCAGCCATTATGGCAGCCTATTATGCAGCCGGTGTTGGGCCAGGAGACGAGATCCTCACTCCAGCCGTTGGCTACATAGCCAGCTATTCAGGTGCTCTTCATCTAGGTGCAAGACCCATTTTTTGCGATATCCACCCAGACAGCTTACTCATCGATCCTCAAGAAATAAAAAAAAAGATCACCCCGCGCACCAAGGCCATCAACATCACCCATCTTAATGGGCGGGTTTGTGATTTGGAGGCTATTTTCCAAATCAGCCGACAATTCAATCTTCCCATTATCGATGACGCTTCTCATGCACATGGGGCCTCTTGGAAGGGTACCAAACTAGGTAACTTCACACATATCACCTGCTTTAGCTTACAAGGGTCAAATCCAAAGGGTAAAGCCGTTTCTGGAGGTGAAGGAGGGCTAGCCTGCACAAATGATACAGCCGCCTACCAAAAGATGCTGGCCTATTGTCATTTGCATCGGAAAGGTCTCCTTACAGAATTCCAAAACAGTCCATTTGAGAGCCTAGACAGCGAAGTGCTTGGACTGAAATGGCGAGCCCATCCTCTTGCCATGGCATTAGCTCTCATTTCATTAGAAAGTCTTGAAGAGCGCAATCAAAAGAGAGCTAAAAATTATCAGAAGACTATCGACTGTGTAAATGATTTTTCTTTTGTTTCCTTTCCAATACCTACCAAAGAGACTGAAATGGGAGGATTTTATGGAGGCATAAAAATGATTTACCACCCCTCAAAACTCCATGACCTTTCTTTACTTCATTTTTTACAGTGCCTAGCAGCCGAAGGAGTCCCGCTCGTTGAAGTTGGAGTTGGCTCTTGTGAATATCGTCGCTTTTTAGTTGCCAAGGGATTTGATTTGTGGGGCCATCATCGCGGCCCGCTTTTAGATGCTTGGCAAGGATTGGAACCTTATAGAGGAATAACAAAACAAGATTTTCCTCAAGCAGAACGCATGGACAATTGCGTTTTTACTCTACCAAGCTTTATTGACGTGGACGATGACTATTATACTTGTTTGACCGCAGCCTTTCGCAAAATTGAGCAGGGATATCACCGACTCTTATAAAATGACTTATCTATGATTACGACTATCAACGATTATCTCAATTCGACGCTGCCCAAAGTAAAACTTTGCATAGTAGGCACAGGTGCCGCTGGACTCGAATTGGCCACCCAACTAGAAAATTCGTTCGACTCAATTCTTTTAATCGATAGTGGATTCGAAACTTTCGACTGGCACACGCAAAAACTCGCTCACTTTCAGCAAAAAGGAATGGTTATCAGGAGCGTCGATCCCAATCACCCACTCAATCTTGAAATTGCTAGAGAACAGCAAACACATCTGCGACAATATGGAGGAACATTAAATATTTGGGGAGGAAAGTGGAAAGCGTTAGATCCGATCGATTTTTCACCCAAACTCTATCTCCAAGAGACAGGCTGGCCTATCACCTATGAAGAGCTGCATCCTTATTACCATGCCATAGCAGAAGACTACGATATAGCCGACCTCATTTGGCTAAACAATCATCCAAACGAGCTGCCTTCTACCATTTCACAGCTTCCTTGCTTTTACCCAAGCATTGATCTTTTAGAATGCATTCCAACTAATAGCAGCGTTAAATTCCACAAACGCTTGAAAGACTCCTCTTCTATTACAGCCGTTTTAGGAGCCTCCGCAGTCAACATTCTTTTATCAGAAAATTTAAAACATGTTACCAAGCTCAATGTCCGTTCTCTAAATGGCGATGAATGGACAGTCCAAGCTGAACTGTTTGTTTTAGCCTGCGGCTCCATCGAAACCACCAAGTTGCTACTAAGCTCTAATTCACAGTTAGAAAAAGGAATTGGTAATCAAACTGACTGGGTTGGCAGAAACCTACTGGATCATCCTAAAGGTTACGTTGGAATGCTTTTTCCATACGACCTAAAAGATATCACCGAAGCACGCACTTTCTTTGAGAGTCGCAATAAAATACTAGAAATCGGCATTGCCCTTCACCCCAATCTACTTCGGGAATGGGAATTGCCCAATCATTGCATGAATATTTTCCCTCGTTTGCATGGCAGCAAGTTAGCTTATGCAGTAAAAATTTACCTAGAGCAGCTTCCAAACCGGGAAAGTCGCCTATTTCTAACCAATGATCGCGATACGTTAAACATGCCAGTCGCCTGTCTAGATTGGAAATTTAGAGAGCTGGACAAGACCTGCTTCAAACGCTTTATTGAGAAAATGACAGATTTACTCGATTCGAATCGCATTGGCAGATTAGTCACTAATCCCGACTACGAAGAATTGACCTTTTTACGCGACGCCAGTCATCAGATGGGAACGACACGCATGGCTATGTATTCAACAAATGGTGTCGTAGATCCCAACTGCAAAATATTTGGGGTAGATAACCTTTATTTAATGAGTAGCTCAGTCTTTCCAATGGCCGGAAATGCTAACCCAACCCTGACCATTCTGGCTCTCGCAAGAAGATTAGCCTCCCATCTTAAGCAAGAACAAAAAAAGCAAGCGAATTAAGAATTCAGGAGGCAGCTCATTAATATTTTTTTTAATTTACTTTTGCTATAATAAAAATAGGGAAAAAATAGGAAATTACTTTTTGGTAGGTTTATGAAGAATTCTTTTTTAAAAACCATCAGCATAGGAGTTGTAAGCGCTCTTCTGATGATAGCTTCATACGCCAATGCCCAGGTCAACTACCCTTATACGAGTGGTCAAGCCGTCTTTGTCCAATCACCTTACAACTCTTCCCTCTATACAAACTATGACTACAATTCCCGCCAAGGAGCAATCAACAGACTTCCAGCTTACACAACCAATCAAGCCGTTTTTGTTCAAAGACCTTATATGTCTCAACAAACGGTAGCCTCTTATCCATCAAATGATCGTTATAATCTTCCCCGAACCGAAAGCCGTTATACATCTCCTACAGCTTTTCCGACAACTGTTGCTCCAGCTTATCCCTACGGGACAACTAGTTCCTATATTTCTGGCCGTTACACAACCACAACTCAAACCCCAACATATAACTATCCATACCCAACATCGAGCTATACATCGACTCTCAATTACCCTTACACAACCACTACCCCAACTACGACTTACCCTTCAACAACCGTTCAACAAGGACCTGCTAGCTATTACCCAGGAAGCCAACTTTCGCCAACAGGCTATCAAGCCGCAGGTTATAATGCTTACAAATCAAACTATGCGCAGCCAACAACAACAGCACTACAGCGTCCAGCTAATGCACCTTCTGCCATTTATAACGATGCTTATCCAGTCACGACTGTTTCACAATATCCTTATCCTACTTCAACAACTGCAGCACCAGAAACAATCATCCAACCAGCACCCCCACCCAAGCCTAATCGTTAGAACCTAAAATAATGTCCTTTAAATGAAAGAGGCCCCAATCGGGGCCTCTTTCATTCAATCCAAACACCTGCAAAAAATCATAGGCTCTCATTGCCTTCCCAATAGGGTTATCTGAATATCACTCCTAATTTTTTGATGAAATTCAATAAATAGCCAAATACAAACATCGTTTGATCACCGATCAAACTTTGAGGCTGCTCTGGTTGTGCATTGACAAAACTTACCGGCTGTCCCAGCAAGATATCTGATAGAGATAGATGATTCCAAGTCATTCCTCCATCACTGGAGGTCACAACACGGCTATGATTAGACCCTCCCACATCGGATGACCAAGTAGCCACAATCACATGACCGTCATCAGA
Coding sequences within it:
- a CDS encoding DegT/DnrJ/EryC1/StrS family aminotransferase, which translates into the protein MTELAILGGLKVFPLPFYEKWMRPKEKEKALIASLIDQDELSGSGFGISLELEKAFANYIGCKHCLSFSHGTAAIMAAYYAAGVGPGDEILTPAVGYIASYSGALHLGARPIFCDIHPDSLLIDPQEIKKKITPRTKAINITHLNGRVCDLEAIFQISRQFNLPIIDDASHAHGASWKGTKLGNFTHITCFSLQGSNPKGKAVSGGEGGLACTNDTAAYQKMLAYCHLHRKGLLTEFQNSPFESLDSEVLGLKWRAHPLAMALALISLESLEERNQKRAKNYQKTIDCVNDFSFVSFPIPTKETEMGGFYGGIKMIYHPSKLHDLSLLHFLQCLAAEGVPLVEVGVGSCEYRRFLVAKGFDLWGHHRGPLLDAWQGLEPYRGITKQDFPQAERMDNCVFTLPSFIDVDDDYYTCLTAAFRKIEQGYHRLL
- a CDS encoding class I SAM-dependent methyltransferase, which encodes MEMEIKWQKEYEQKGIPSSYKIEPSQTISEFNLFLKQHNVASGRLLDLGCGKGRNAFFLAQQGYEIDCIDFIPANIRFIEEEAEKRCQPIKSYCQSVCAPFPFKEKTFDAAIDIFCYKHQVDERMRFQYRCELHRVLKETGFYTLSLASYQDGFYGPLRNNLSQTKNVVIDPYTSIPSILFGKEDIEQEFYPHFKLVAINERHSHSEMHGKLYSRSILDVIMKKNA
- a CDS encoding C39 family peptidase gives rise to the protein MRVNFTQVYHHHLSQGENHHYEWELDAINPFNELIISWNALRPENGRFLVFASLKIGVWSKWLPYASWGAKEQASFDHEDEHLNCRTFQDLVSCMGEKKATGFRVRVEVQEGAQFEHFIALHACASAIDNLYLETTHNQQDPLLLDVPPLSQMALTHPRNQSFCSPVSTTATIRFLTKEASLHPLSFAQKVHDSRFDIYGNWSFSVAQAFIELGQKWHCWVARFASLNQVIDQLKDGIPLVVSVKGPLPGSAQSYNSGHLIVIKGFNPLSQQIICMDPAFQKDSETTICYDLQDFIQAWQRRLFVAYVFRPLIKQNITLIDKPL
- a CDS encoding MHYT domain-containing protein, with amino-acid sequence MKKLVDMLTFLSFIMFIQWSSQVMLGGYPHDYKIGLIILSYVVSVLGSYVGLRLVNMGMVESEIRCRVLWLLMAAIVMGGCTIWAMHFLAMLAFHMGIEVNYDLFLTLFSMLLAMGVAAIGFLFAGLTKMSGFKIAWIGLFMGIGFATMHYMGMAAMIMKASVSYKPLLFWSSIFIAVVASIMALWLMLTVQGCLLRWISAFAIGTGISCFHYIGMAAAVFTPISIQKEVLLEHAIIQQADFVLYLSIAIIFTLAMILFISLQDMKEN
- a CDS encoding queuosine precursor transporter, translating into MNEILFFIQVLLIIGFALAALKLGKSALTAWVAVQALIANLFVLKQITLLGFDVTASDAFAIGSLLGLNFLQEYFSREDANRATWICFFFMVFFVLVSQIHLLYKPSPYDETQLAFVAILSASPRLLIASMSVFFVVQQIDIRFFSFLKKKLPQASFALRAAIALILSQFLDTFLFSFAGLYGIVASVADIIFISFIVKLVVIFCFTPFVRWAKA
- a CDS encoding alanine/glycine:cation symporter family protein; the encoded protein is MDFSLKDLLTSFNEAFTFFLIFPSIILFGLYLTFKLRFVQLSKLKMSFSCLLKKDSSSQGNISHYQAVSSVLAGNFGTGNISGMAVAISTGGPGALVWMWVMAFLGASIQYTSCILGVKYRRLNAEGEYVGGPMYYLTDGMGMKFLGIAFSLFTIFGAVTVGNFAQINSVTLPLAKMGLDPFISSVVIAAFVGMVLLGGVQRVAKLASFVVPVKAILYLGTALIILGLHADRIIPAFKLMFTAAFDPQSALGGVLGFSVVKAISTGFDRGIFATDAGTGIVPILQSSARTSNPVVDGVVTLVTPFLVMIVCTATGLVLLVTDAWQVAGLQSTNMVTHAFQSGLGSSFGSFVVITALILFAYTTILAWACCAEKAIGFLFGSHHATRFKYFYIACVPLGALIQVDLIWRLADIAISLMLFTNLIGVIGLSKQVIGESRAFFLKNEEEEYELGTVQS
- the mscL gene encoding large-conductance mechanosensitive channel protein MscL is translated as MLAWLKEFKEFALRGNMVDLAVGIIIGAAFSKAVNSLVTDIVMPPIGLLLGGVDFSALSIKLNWPGSPGNPVEIRYGAFINTLIDLLILSGAIFLVIKMMNSLHKKQEVLPNTKECPECLMSIPLKAKKCGHCCSPITSENKI
- a CDS encoding GMC oxidoreductase, which codes for MITTINDYLNSTLPKVKLCIVGTGAAGLELATQLENSFDSILLIDSGFETFDWHTQKLAHFQQKGMVIRSVDPNHPLNLEIAREQQTHLRQYGGTLNIWGGKWKALDPIDFSPKLYLQETGWPITYEELHPYYHAIAEDYDIADLIWLNNHPNELPSTISQLPCFYPSIDLLECIPTNSSVKFHKRLKDSSSITAVLGASAVNILLSENLKHVTKLNVRSLNGDEWTVQAELFVLACGSIETTKLLLSSNSQLEKGIGNQTDWVGRNLLDHPKGYVGMLFPYDLKDITEARTFFESRNKILEIGIALHPNLLREWELPNHCMNIFPRLHGSKLAYAVKIYLEQLPNRESRLFLTNDRDTLNMPVACLDWKFRELDKTCFKRFIEKMTDLLDSNRIGRLVTNPDYEELTFLRDASHQMGTTRMAMYSTNGVVDPNCKIFGVDNLYLMSSSVFPMAGNANPTLTILALARRLASHLKQEQKKQAN
- the tgt gene encoding tRNA guanosine(34) transglycosylase Tgt, which translates into the protein MKSFHFELIHRSKRSRARVGRIHTPHGIIDTPNFVAVGTNGTVKALDNSMLHDIGLQLMFCNTYHLLLQPGTETVRQAGGLHQFIHRKLPIITDSGGFQVFSLAYGGVADELKSRGTKKQGGCVLKITEEGVLFRSYRDGSKVLLTPESSIKAQKDLGADIIIPFDELPPYHIAPEALKKSLARTHRWEQRSLEAHLKNPQQQAMYAVIHGGVDPELRQASCSFLTGLPFDGFAIGGSMGKTKDEMHTLLSHTLPLLPQEKPNHLLGIGDLPSIDRSIPLGIDTFDSSYPTRAARHGILLTSQGGLNITKSEYAKNFSPIEKDCGCPACAKFTLAYIHHLFKARELTSMSLATIHNLYFMVQLMQKYREDIMEDKV